Proteins found in one Serinicoccus marinus DSM 15273 genomic segment:
- the secE gene encoding preprotein translocase subunit SecE, producing the protein MANPARDTDGAARSQAGPGPSGRPATFVEQVMAELRKVVQPTRNELITYTIVVFVFVLVMMAFVFGLDQLFQWLVGLVFGA; encoded by the coding sequence GTGGCGAACCCCGCCCGCGACACCGACGGTGCCGCTCGCAGCCAGGCCGGCCCCGGCCCGTCCGGCCGCCCGGCGACCTTCGTCGAGCAGGTCATGGCCGAGCTGCGCAAGGTCGTCCAGCCGACCCGCAACGAGCTCATCACCTACACGATCGTCGTGTTCGTCTTCGTGCTCGTGATGATGGCCTTCGTCTTCGGCCTGGACCAGCTGTTCCAGTGGCTGGTCGGTCTCGTCTTCGGGGCCTGA
- a CDS encoding pyridoxal phosphate-dependent aminotransferase: MVRVSEQTRISTRIGSIAESATLAVDAKAKALKAEGRPVIGFGAGEPDFPTPDYVVEAAVAACADPVNHRYSPAGGLPALKAAIVAKTRRDSGYEVEPANVLVTNGGKQAVYNTFAALLDPGDEVILPAPYWTTYPEAIRLAGGSPMEVFAGADAEAGAYLVTVEQLEAARTDRTKALLFCSPSNPTGAVYPRDQVEAIGRWALEHGIWVVTDEIYEHLLYDGAQAPSMPVVVPELADTCVVLNGVAKTYAMTGWRVGWMIGPTDVIKAATNLQSHATSNVANVSQRAAIAALESPLDAVEEMRAAFDRRRRLIVDMLSEIDGVECPVPQGAFYAYPSVEGVLGKEIRGRTPQTSVELAALILDEVEVAVVPGEAFGPSGYLRLSYALGDADLKEGVGRIQALLAEAR, encoded by the coding sequence ATGGTGCGCGTGAGCGAGCAGACCCGCATCAGCACTCGAATCGGATCCATCGCCGAGTCCGCCACCCTGGCGGTCGACGCCAAGGCCAAGGCACTCAAGGCCGAGGGTCGACCGGTGATCGGCTTCGGCGCCGGCGAGCCCGACTTCCCCACCCCCGACTACGTCGTGGAGGCGGCGGTGGCGGCGTGCGCCGACCCCGTCAACCACCGCTACTCCCCCGCGGGCGGCCTGCCGGCGCTGAAGGCGGCGATCGTCGCCAAGACGCGCCGCGACTCCGGGTATGAGGTGGAGCCGGCGAACGTGCTCGTCACCAACGGTGGCAAGCAGGCCGTCTACAACACCTTCGCCGCGCTGCTCGACCCGGGCGACGAGGTCATCCTGCCGGCCCCATACTGGACCACCTACCCGGAGGCGATCCGGCTCGCGGGCGGCAGCCCGATGGAGGTCTTCGCCGGCGCGGACGCCGAGGCCGGGGCATACCTCGTCACCGTGGAGCAGCTGGAGGCCGCGCGGACCGACCGGACCAAGGCGCTGCTCTTCTGCTCGCCGTCGAACCCGACCGGTGCGGTCTACCCGCGCGACCAGGTCGAGGCGATCGGGCGCTGGGCGCTGGAGCACGGCATCTGGGTGGTCACCGACGAGATCTACGAGCACCTGCTCTACGACGGGGCGCAGGCGCCGTCGATGCCCGTGGTGGTGCCCGAGCTCGCCGACACCTGCGTCGTGCTCAACGGCGTGGCCAAGACCTACGCGATGACCGGCTGGCGGGTCGGCTGGATGATCGGGCCGACGGACGTCATCAAGGCCGCCACCAACCTGCAGAGCCACGCGACCTCCAACGTCGCCAACGTCTCGCAGCGCGCCGCGATCGCGGCGTTGGAGAGCCCGCTGGACGCCGTCGAGGAGATGAGGGCCGCCTTCGACCGGCGCCGGCGACTCATCGTCGACATGCTCAGCGAGATCGACGGTGTCGAGTGCCCCGTCCCCCAGGGCGCCTTCTACGCCTACCCCTCGGTCGAGGGGGTCCTGGGCAAGGAGATACGCGGCCGCACGCCGCAGACCTCGGTCGAGCTTGCGGCCCTCATCCTGGACGAGGTCGAGGTCGCGGTCGTGCCGGGCGAGGCGTTCGGGCCGAGCGGATACCTGCGGTTGTCGTATGCGCTGGGCGACGCCGACCTCAAGGAGGGCGTCGGGCGCATCCAGGCGCTGCTGGCCGAGGCACGCTGA
- the rplK gene encoding 50S ribosomal protein L11 yields MPPKKKVSGFIKLQIQAGAATPAPPVGPALGQHGVNIMEFVKAYNAATESQRGNVIPVEITVYEDRSFTFITKTPPAAELIKKAAGVGKGSGEPHKTKVGTLTDAQLTEIAEMKMADLNANDVDMAKRIIAGTARSMGITTS; encoded by the coding sequence ATGCCCCCCAAGAAGAAGGTCTCCGGCTTCATCAAGCTGCAGATCCAGGCCGGCGCCGCCACCCCGGCCCCGCCCGTCGGCCCCGCGCTGGGTCAGCACGGCGTCAACATCATGGAGTTCGTCAAGGCCTACAACGCTGCGACGGAGTCCCAGCGTGGCAACGTCATCCCGGTCGAGATCACGGTCTACGAGGACCGCTCGTTCACCTTCATCACCAAGACCCCGCCGGCCGCCGAGCTCATCAAGAAGGCCGCGGGCGTGGGCAAGGGCTCGGGTGAGCCGCACAAGACCAAGGTCGGCACGCTGACCGACGCGCAGCTCACCGAGATCGCCGAGATGAAGATGGCCGACCTCAACGCCAACGACGTGGACATGGCCAAGCGCATCATCGCGGGCACCGCCCGGTCGATGGGCATCACCACCAGCTGA
- the rplA gene encoding 50S ribosomal protein L1, giving the protein MKRSKAYRAAADKLSEGSFYTPREAIRLAKETSTTKFDPTVEVALRLGVDPRKADQLVRGTVNLPGGTGKTARVLVFANGDKAQAALDAGADHVGSDDMIEKVSGGWTDFDAVVATPDLMGKVGRLGKVLGPRGLMPNPKTGTVTMDTGKAVSDIKGGKIEFRVDKHSNLHFIIGKTSFDEATLASNYAAAIEEILRLKPASSKGRYVTKATMSTTMGPGIPMDPARVGSVLETAPAE; this is encoded by the coding sequence ATGAAGCGCAGCAAGGCCTACCGCGCCGCGGCGGACAAGCTCTCCGAGGGGTCGTTCTACACCCCCCGCGAGGCGATCCGCCTGGCCAAGGAGACCTCCACCACGAAGTTCGACCCGACCGTCGAGGTCGCCCTGCGCCTGGGCGTCGACCCGCGCAAGGCCGACCAGCTGGTCCGCGGCACCGTCAACCTGCCCGGCGGCACCGGCAAGACCGCCCGCGTCCTCGTCTTCGCCAACGGCGACAAGGCGCAGGCCGCCCTGGACGCGGGCGCCGACCACGTCGGCTCGGACGACATGATCGAGAAGGTGTCCGGCGGTTGGACCGACTTCGACGCCGTCGTCGCGACCCCGGACCTCATGGGCAAGGTCGGCCGGCTGGGCAAGGTGCTCGGCCCCCGCGGCCTCATGCCGAACCCCAAGACCGGCACCGTCACGATGGACACCGGCAAGGCCGTGTCCGACATCAAGGGCGGCAAGATCGAGTTCCGCGTGGACAAGCACAGCAACCTCCACTTCATCATCGGCAAGACCTCCTTCGACGAGGCGACCCTGGCCAGCAACTACGCCGCCGCGATCGAGGAGATCCTGCGGCTGAAGCCGGCCAGCTCCAAGGGCCGCTACGTCACCAAGGCGACCATGTCGACGACCATGGGCCCCGGCATCCCGATGGACCCGGCCCGCGTCGGCAGCGTCCTGGAGACCGCGCCGGCCGAGTGA
- the nusG gene encoding transcription termination/antitermination protein NusG, which yields MSEQTPDHDEVTAEQSVQDADVEAAERHDGEPAADPVEEAVYGEDDQVSTEDAAVEADATEQATADPAQDEAEEEAEVVDPLEEFTSVLRGKYGDWFVIHSYAGYENRVKHNLETRITSLNMEDYIFEVEVPMEEVTEIKNGQRKQVRRVRMPGYVLVRMELTDESWGAVRHTPGVTGFVGNAHQPVPLSIDEVVSMLAPVFDTPSPAAAATADSGAESGDSGAGRPAQPQVDFEVGESVTVMEGPFETLPATISEILPESNKLKVLVSIFGRETPVELAFNQVAKL from the coding sequence ATGTCCGAGCAGACCCCCGACCACGACGAGGTCACGGCCGAGCAGTCCGTGCAGGACGCCGACGTCGAGGCCGCCGAGCGGCACGACGGCGAGCCCGCTGCCGACCCCGTGGAGGAGGCCGTCTACGGCGAGGACGACCAGGTGAGCACCGAGGACGCCGCCGTGGAGGCCGACGCGACCGAGCAGGCCACCGCGGATCCGGCCCAGGACGAAGCCGAGGAGGAGGCCGAGGTCGTCGACCCGCTCGAGGAGTTCACCTCGGTGCTGCGCGGCAAGTACGGCGACTGGTTCGTCATCCACTCCTACGCCGGCTACGAGAACCGGGTCAAGCACAACCTGGAGACCCGCATCACCAGCCTCAACATGGAGGACTACATCTTCGAGGTGGAGGTCCCCATGGAGGAGGTGACCGAGATCAAGAACGGCCAGCGCAAGCAGGTGCGTCGCGTGCGGATGCCCGGCTACGTGCTGGTCCGGATGGAGCTCACCGACGAGTCCTGGGGCGCCGTCCGGCACACCCCTGGCGTCACCGGCTTCGTCGGCAACGCGCACCAGCCGGTGCCGCTCTCGATCGACGAGGTCGTCTCGATGCTGGCCCCGGTCTTCGACACCCCGAGCCCGGCTGCGGCCGCCACCGCCGACTCCGGCGCCGAGAGCGGCGACAGCGGTGCGGGTCGCCCGGCCCAGCCGCAGGTCGACTTCGAGGTCGGCGAGTCCGTCACCGTCATGGAGGGCCCGTTCGAGACCCTGCCCGCGACGATCTCCGAGATCCTGCCCGAGAGCAACAAGCTCAAGGTGCTCGTCTCCATCTTCGGCCGCGAGACCCCCGTCGAGCTGGCCTTCAACCAGGTCGCCAAGCTCTAA